The Streptomyces sp. NBC_00775 genome includes the window TCACCGGTGGCGACCAGGCCCGCGATGTGGGAGATGTCCGCGACAAGATAGGCCCCGACGGAGTCGGCGACGGCCCGGAACCGGGCGAAGTCCAGGACGCGCGGATAGGCGCTGGCGCCCGCGATCAGCACCGTGGGGCGGTGCTCCGCGGCGAGGTCCGCGAGGCGCGCGTAGTCGATACGGCCGTGTGCGTCGAGACCGTAGGCGATCGCGCGGTAGTGCCGTCCGCTGACCGAGGCCGGGGAGCCGTGCGTGAGGTGCCCGCCCGCGTCGAGGTCCAGGCCGAGCAGGGTGCCGCCCGGGGACATGAGCGCGGCGAGCACCGCGAGGTTGGCGGAGGAGCACGAGTGCGGCTGGACGTTGGCGTACCGGGCCCCGAACAGCCGCTTGGCGCGCTCCACCGCGAGCCGCTCGACCCCGTCGAAGTTGCCCGCTCCGGGGTGGTAGCGGGCCCCCGGATACCCCTCGGCCGTCACATTGGACAGGGCCGCCCCGCCGGCGGCGAGCACCGAGGGGTCGGCGATGCTCGCGGACGCGACCATCGCGAGGGTGGTGTTCTGGTCGTGCACCTCCGCGTCGAGGAGCCCGGCGAGTTCGGGGTCCGTGTGGCGCAGGGCGGTCATCCCGGTGCGCAGGAGCGCGTCCTGGGCACCCCGCGCCTCCTGCGCGTCCTGGGTGTTCTGGGCGTCCTGTGCCGACGCGGCGGCCGGCCGCGTGGTCGTCGTGGGGGTCACAGCTGCTCCTCGATGACGCGCCACAGCTCCGGCATGGCGTCCAGCAGATAGAGGTGACCGCCGGGCAGATGCAGGGCGGTGTACTCCTCGGTGGTGAAGGTCTTCCAGTCGTCCCACTCCTCGACGGGGGCGGCCACGGTGTCCGTGGTCCCGCGCAGCGCGGTGAGCGGCACCGGCAGCGGGTCGAGTCCGCTGGGCTCGTAGGTGCTCAGCAGCCGCGCGTCGGCGCGCAGCACGGGCAGCAACAGGGCACGCAGCTCGGGGTGGTTGAGCGCCTCGAAGCCCCGCTGCCCGTCCAGTTCCAGGCCGGCGACGGCTTCGTCGTCGTTGTCGCTGAGCGGGAGGTAGCCGCGGTGCCGTGGGCTGCGCGAGCCGCTGACGATCAGCCGCCGTGGCAACGGGCCGCCGGTGGCGAGCAGATGACGGACGGTCTCGTAGGCGAGGAGCGCGCCGAAGCTGTGCCCGAAGATCACGAACGGCTGTCCGGCCGCCGCCGCGACGATCCGCTCGGCGGTGCTCGCCGCGGCCTCGGCGAAGTCGGTCCAGCACGCCTTGGTGAACTCCTCCTCGCGGCCGGGGAGTTGAATGGGCACGGCGCGTGCGCGGTCCGAGGCCAGGGCCTTCCAGGGGCGGTACACCCCCGCTCCCGCTCCCGCGTACGGCAGACACATGACCTGTGTCATCGGACCTTCTCCTCAATCGTCGGTGCGTTCGGGGCCGACGCGACGAGCCGACGGGTGACGGCCGCCGCGAGTGCGGGCAGCCTGCCTGCCCAGACCCCGTCGGCCGGGGCCTGCAGGACGCCTTCGAGGCGGGCGCCCGGCAGCTCGTTGAGCTGGAACTGGATCTCCGCCTGGGCGCCCAGCGGGTACACGGGAACGGTGTGCATCCGTACCGGTCCCGCCGGATGCAGCGGCCGCTGCCAGCTCTCGTAGGCGAACAGGGCCTGGTGGAGCGGCATCCGGCGGCTCGGCCGCGTCCGGGTGGCGCGGACCGTCTCGTCGTACGGCAGCTCCATGTGCAGGACGCCGTCGGTGAACGTCTCCCACACCCGGGGCAGCGCGGCGGGCGCGTCGAGGTGCCGCAGCCGCACCGGCAGCGTGGTGAGCAGACAGCCGATCTCGTCGGCCTGGTCCGGGGTGCGCAGGGAGACCGGCGTACCGACGCAGAAGTCGTCCGCGCCGCTGAGTTCGGCGAGCGCCTGCCCGTACGCGGTGAGCAGCACCGCGAACGGCGGGCAGGCGGCGCGCCGGGCGGCGTCCCGCACCGCGGGGCCGAGGCCGTCGGCGAACCGGACGCGATGCGTGCGGACCTCGGCACCGGCGAGTTCGCGCTGCGAGGGGCCGGGGCCTTCGACGGGCAGATCGGGTACGCCGTCGAGTGCGGCACGCCAGTAGGCGACGAGCTCTTCCCCGCGGGCGGCGGACGGTTCCGGCGGGGTGCCGTGCGACCGGGGCGGCGCGGGCGGCTCGGGCTCGCCCGCGACCGTCCGGGCGTAGGCACGGGCCAGGTCGGCCGTGAACACCTCGTGGGACAGCCCGTCGTACGCGATGTGGTGCGTCAGCACATAGAGCGTGGCGGCGGGCACGGGGGCGGTGCCGTACGTGTCCGGGCCGCCGTCCGCCGTGGCCGCACCGGGGTCCGGGGCGAGCGCGAGGGCGAGATGGCGGCCGTGGTCCAGGTCGAGCAGGTCCGGGGCGGACAGTGCCCGCTCCGCGTCCCGGAAGCCGGCGCAGGGAGCCAGCGGCAGCAGCGGCGGTTCGGCCGCCGCCGGGACGACCGTGCGCAGCAGTCGCCCGCCCTTGGCGGTGAACACCGAGCGCAGCGCGGGGTGGCGCGCGACGACCCGGCGGGCCGCCTCGGTCAGCGCCGCCCGGTCGAGCGGCCCTTCGACCCGTATCGCGCTGAGCACGCGCCAGGCGGGGGAACCCGGCGCGATCCGCTCGGCGAACCAGAACTGGCGCTCGGCCGGCGAGACGGGCCGCGACTGCGACTGCGGCTCCGGCTCCGGCTGCTGGTGCGGCTGTTGGTGCTGTTGCTGCTGTTGCTGCGAAGGGAGTTCGAGTCTCATCGCGTCACCGCACCGTGTATCCGGCGTCGACCGTCACGGTGGTGCCGGTGACATGGCGCGAGGCGTCGCTCGCCAGCCACAGGGCGGCGGCGGCCACGTCCTCGGGGTCGACGAGGGTGTGCATCGGCTGGTCCGCGGTGAACAGCGCCTCGTGCTCCTGGGCGGGGATGTCCAGGGCGCGCGCCACCTCCGAGAGCATCCGGCCGTCCATCGCGGGCTCGTCGCGGATGTTGCCCGGGCAGACCGCGTTGACCCGCACCCGGTGGGAGGCGTAGTCGAGCGCGCTCGCCTTGGTCAGACCGACGAGACCGTGCTTGGCCGCGACGTACCCGGCGAAGTTGCGGTAGCCGACCAGGCCGGCGGTGGAGGCGATGTTCACGATCGATCCCTGGCGCCGCTCGACCATCGCGGGCGCGAACACCTTGGTCGTGCGCCAGGCCCCGCTCAGGTCGATGTCGAGCATCAACTGCCAGTCCTCCTCGGCCGTTTCGTGCACCGGCCGCCCGGAGGGAGCGACCACGCCCGCGTTGTTGACCAGCAGGTCCGGCGGACCGAAGCGGGCGGTCGCCGTCTCCCGCAGCCGGGTCAGCGCGTCCAGGTCCCGTACGTCGACGGCCGCGGTCAGGACGGCGGCGCCGAGCTTGCCGCACTGCTCGGCGGTGTACGCGAGCTGGCTCTCGGTGCCCAGCGGGTACGGGACCCCGGCGATGTCGGCGGCCGTGTCGAGCAGGACCAGGTCGGCGCCCTCGGCCGCGAAGGCGAGCGCGCAGGCACGTCCGGCCCCGCGGGCGGCTCCGGTGATCACCGCGGTGCGGCCTTCGAGGCGGCCGGTGGGCGGGGCGGGGTGCAGCGGGGTCATCGGGTACGCACCTTTCCCGGGCCCGTGTCCAAGGCCCGGTCCGTCTCAACGGAGCTGTCGGCGGAGGCAGTTGACGTGAACGTCACGGCTCCGTCGGCCTCCTCGGCCGCGCGGGGCCCGTCGGCGGCCGGCCGTACGTCCATGTCCTTGAGCGCGGGCCGACGCCAGCTCGCCGCGATCAGGACCAGGTAGACGAGGGCGAAGCACAGCATCGGGACGCGCAGCCCGGCCAGGTCCACCAGCCAGCCGGCGGTCAGGACCCCGAGCGGGGCCGAGGTGAGGGCCATGGCCCCGGTGAGGCCGAAGACCCGGCCGCGCAGCTCCTCGGGGACGCGTTCGAGCATGACGGTCGACAGCATCGGGTTGAGGGGCCCGCCGGCCACACCGGTGAGGAAACAGATCACCGTGACGCCGACGGCGCCGGGCTGGAGTACGAGCAGCAGCCGCAGCACCGCGACCATCGCGAAGCAGCCGAAGAGGGTGTAGCGGCGGCTGGAGAGGAAGGTCCTGCTGGCGGGCCCGTACAGGAAGGTGCCCACGATCGAGCCGATGCCGACCGCCCCGAGGAACCACCCCATGGCCGCGCTGCTGTGCAGCACGTCCTGCGCGTACACCGGCAGGAACAGCGGGGTGAAGGCGTCGTCGAGGAAGTTGGTGACCACCACGAACGCGGTCATGGCGCCGATCACCGGCATCGTCCTGACCAGTGCCATGCCCTCCCGCAGCTGGCCGAAGAAGCCGAAGCCGCTCTGCGCGGAGCCCTTGTTGGCCTCGCCGCCGGGCACCGCGAACGTCACCAGGGCGGCGGCGACCAGGAAGGTGCCGGCGTCGACGTACATGCCGACGACCGAGTCGGTCGCGGCGACCAGCACACCCGCCAGCGGAGCACCGGCCACCAGGCCGAGCCGGGGGGCGGCCTGGTACCAGGAGTTGACGCTCTCCAGGCGCGCGCCCGCGTTCTCGGTGACCGGTTTGAGCAGGGTCATGCGGGCCGCGGTCGCGGGTGTCGCCACCACGGTCCGCGCGAAGAGCAGGGCGAGCAGCAGCGGGATGGGCAGCCCCGTGGTCGCGTCGAGCAGTGGCACGAGCAGGACGAGCAGACCCGCCGCCAGGTCCGACAGCACGCTCAGCCGGCGCCCGCCGAAGCGGTCGACGAGGACGCCGCCGACGGCCCCCGCGAAGATCAGCGGGACCGCGCCGATGAAGCCGGCGAGACCGGTGGTGGCGGTGGAGCCGGTGGTGTGCAGCACGTACAACGGCACGGTCACCACGGTGATCGCGTTGCCGAACGCCGACAGGTACTGGGCCGTGAGGAGAGCGGCGAGCGGGCTTCGGCGGCCTGCCGACGCGGTGCGGGCGCCGCTCACCGTCGTGCCGGGCGCCGCGCTCATCGCCGTACCCCCTGCCGGTCGCGACGCTCGCGGCTGAGCCGCTCGAAGAGGCGTTCCATGGTCTCCTCCATCACTCCTGTCACTCCCGGGACACCGTCCGGATCCTGGGGCTGCTGCGGCGCGTTGAGCAGATCGCGCAGTTCTCGTGCCGCCAGCTCCGCGGTGGCGCGGACCGCCTCGGGGTCCACCGCGTCCGGGTTGTGGAGCCAGCGCAGGACCAGGGCGCCGTCGCGCAGCGCGATCGCCACGTCGACGTCCACCGGGCGTTCGACGTCCTCGTTGCCGGTCGCCGCGGTCTCCGTGGACCGGGTGAAGAGCCCGCCGGTTCCGTTCGCCGGATCCGCCAGTTCGCCGACGTAGTTGACGATCACCCGGGGCTCGCCGAGCGCGGCGAACTCCTCGCGCAGCCGGGCGTCCGCGGCACAGCCGAGCAGCCCGAAGGTCTTGCCGGAGTCGGGCACGGCGCGCAGTGCCGCGGCGGTGGCCCGCAGGTCGTCCGCCGCGCTGCCGCCGGTGAGCGGCACCCGGAGGGGGAAGGGCGCCGAGTAGTAGCCGACGGCCCGGTCGGGGTCCCAGCCGGGCAGCGCGGCCAGCGGATCGCGGCCGAGGCCGATCAGCCAGTACGACGCCTGCTCGTCCGGGGCCCAGGGGCGCAGGGCGCGGGCGACGGCGGTCAGTGTCACGGCCTCCAGTGGCCCGTGCCACTCGGCGGGCAGCTCCACCTCCACCTCGAACTGCCGCTCGCCGCCGTACACGTTGGGCCCGTCGAGGCTCCAGCGGTACGCGCCCGCTCCGGCCAGCTGGGCCCGCCAGTACGCGGCGTGCGGGGCGGGGTCGAGGGCCCTGACGGCCGCCGCGTGCTCCGCGTAGCCCGCCTTCTCGCCGGTGAGCGGCTCGCCCCGGTAGCCCCGGGCCAGGTCCGCGATGACGATGCCCCACGACATCCCGTCGATGACGAGGTGGCTCGCGCCGAGCACGACACGGTCCGGGGCGCCGGACGCCCCGGGCAGATGGCTGACCGCGAACAGCACGCCGGCCGTCAGGTCGAAGTCCGCGCGCTGGGCCGCGACGACCCGCTCCGGGTCGGCCCCGGCGGGCTCGGCCGACCAGCGCCAGGCCTCGCCGGGCACGATGCGCGGTCCCAACTCGCCGGAACCGGCGGCGGGTTGATAGGCGGTGGTCAGCGTCGGATGGGCGCGCACCACCGCCCGTGCCGCGTCCCGCAGCCGGTCCGCGTCCAGCGGCCCGGCCGCCTCCAGGACGTAGCTGTGGGCGAAGGACTCCACCCGGTCCAGGCCACGGCCGAGCAGCATCTCCTGCTCGGGGCCGAGCGGACCCGCCGCCGGCACCGGGCCGCTTTGCGGGGCTCCGGCGCGACGGGCGCCGAGCGTCTCGGCGAGCCGGCCGAGCACCGGGTGGGTGAAGACGTCCTTGAGGGTGGCGGTGAACCCGGCCTCCCGGAGCCGGTGGGCGAGGCGCACGGCGAGCAGGGAGGTGCCGCCGGAGGTGAAGAAGACGTCCTC containing:
- a CDS encoding MFS transporter, producing MSAAPGTTVSGARTASAGRRSPLAALLTAQYLSAFGNAITVVTVPLYVLHTTGSTATTGLAGFIGAVPLIFAGAVGGVLVDRFGGRRLSVLSDLAAGLLVLLVPLLDATTGLPIPLLLALLFARTVVATPATAARMTLLKPVTENAGARLESVNSWYQAAPRLGLVAGAPLAGVLVAATDSVVGMYVDAGTFLVAAALVTFAVPGGEANKGSAQSGFGFFGQLREGMALVRTMPVIGAMTAFVVVTNFLDDAFTPLFLPVYAQDVLHSSAAMGWFLGAVGIGSIVGTFLYGPASRTFLSSRRYTLFGCFAMVAVLRLLLVLQPGAVGVTVICFLTGVAGGPLNPMLSTVMLERVPEELRGRVFGLTGAMALTSAPLGVLTAGWLVDLAGLRVPMLCFALVYLVLIAASWRRPALKDMDVRPAADGPRAAEEADGAVTFTSTASADSSVETDRALDTGPGKVRTR
- a CDS encoding thioesterase II family protein, producing MTQVMCLPYAGAGAGVYRPWKALASDRARAVPIQLPGREEEFTKACWTDFAEAAASTAERIVAAAAGQPFVIFGHSFGALLAYETVRHLLATGGPLPRRLIVSGSRSPRHRGYLPLSDNDDEAVAGLELDGQRGFEALNHPELRALLLPVLRADARLLSTYEPSGLDPLPVPLTALRGTTDTVAAPVEEWDDWKTFTTEEYTALHLPGGHLYLLDAMPELWRVIEEQL
- a CDS encoding SDR family oxidoreductase, whose product is MTPLHPAPPTGRLEGRTAVITGAARGAGRACALAFAAEGADLVLLDTAADIAGVPYPLGTESQLAYTAEQCGKLGAAVLTAAVDVRDLDALTRLRETATARFGPPDLLVNNAGVVAPSGRPVHETAEEDWQLMLDIDLSGAWRTTKVFAPAMVERRQGSIVNIASTAGLVGYRNFAGYVAAKHGLVGLTKASALDYASHRVRVNAVCPGNIRDEPAMDGRMLSEVARALDIPAQEHEALFTADQPMHTLVDPEDVAAAALWLASDASRHVTGTTVTVDAGYTVR
- a CDS encoding condensation domain-containing protein, whose translation is MRLELPSQQQQQQHQQPHQQPEPEPQSQSRPVSPAERQFWFAERIAPGSPAWRVLSAIRVEGPLDRAALTEAARRVVARHPALRSVFTAKGGRLLRTVVPAAAEPPLLPLAPCAGFRDAERALSAPDLLDLDHGRHLALALAPDPGAATADGGPDTYGTAPVPAATLYVLTHHIAYDGLSHEVFTADLARAYARTVAGEPEPPAPPRSHGTPPEPSAARGEELVAYWRAALDGVPDLPVEGPGPSQRELAGAEVRTHRVRFADGLGPAVRDAARRAACPPFAVLLTAYGQALAELSGADDFCVGTPVSLRTPDQADEIGCLLTTLPVRLRHLDAPAALPRVWETFTDGVLHMELPYDETVRATRTRPSRRMPLHQALFAYESWQRPLHPAGPVRMHTVPVYPLGAQAEIQFQLNELPGARLEGVLQAPADGVWAGRLPALAAAVTRRLVASAPNAPTIEEKVR